A region from the Azospirillum thermophilum genome encodes:
- a CDS encoding DUF3261 domain-containing protein: MSVSPGDARAPMLGPSQRLALPRPADLGRSVEAAQLITAHRGGETFVFEGHVSVTPERFMLVGLDTLGRRAMTVTWTDAGVEVETAPWLPEGVRPGAMLADLVVLYWPEAVVRKALAPAGADLAADAASRTVRADGHDLLRATYGWPAGAPWTGTLRYANLAWGYEIEVQSQELGR, encoded by the coding sequence ATGTCCGTCTCACCGGGCGACGCGCGCGCGCCGATGCTTGGGCCGTCGCAGCGCTTGGCGCTGCCCCGCCCCGCCGACCTCGGCCGCAGCGTGGAGGCGGCGCAGCTGATCACCGCGCACCGCGGCGGGGAGACCTTCGTGTTCGAGGGACATGTCAGCGTGACGCCGGAGCGCTTCATGCTCGTCGGGCTCGACACTCTGGGCCGGCGCGCCATGACCGTCACCTGGACCGACGCCGGGGTGGAGGTGGAGACTGCCCCCTGGCTGCCCGAGGGCGTGCGGCCCGGCGCCATGCTGGCCGACCTCGTCGTGCTCTATTGGCCGGAGGCGGTGGTGCGCAAGGCGCTCGCCCCCGCGGGCGCGGATCTGGCGGCCGACGCGGCGTCGCGCACCGTGCGCGCCGATGGGCACGACCTGCTGCGCGCGACCTACGGCTGGCCCGCGGGGGCGCCCTGGACCGGCACGCTGCGCTACGCCAACCTCGCCTGGGGTTATGAGATCGAGGTGCAGTCGCAGGAGCTTGGCCGATGA
- a CDS encoding beta-ketoacyl-[acyl-carrier-protein] synthase family protein, with translation MADDRELSSHLQGALRPARDGARHPIGTGAAAVADALFSGTRAGLVPREGFIPGRPVHVGAVDDALPPVPDGLEAWESRNNRLMLLALDQIAGAVEDAARRFGRHRVAVVLGTSTAGIAEGEVAFAVRERDGAWPTGFDYRQQETGSLADFAARALRLTGPAYTVATACSSSGKVFGSARRLIRAGLADAVVVGGADTLCRMTVGGFASLEAVSAGLCNPFSANRDGINIGEAAAAFLMTREPAEVSLLGLGESSDAHHVSAPDPEGRGALAAMAAALDDAGLSPRDIAYVNLHGTGTPLNDSMEGKAMSALFGTGTPCSSTKAMTGHTLGAAGACEAAFLWLTLHRGHNPDGRLPPHLWDGVADPALPPLALTVTGTALTDPRGPAAMLSSSFAFGGSNVALVLGRGGQP, from the coding sequence TTGGCCGATGACCGCGAGCTCTCAAGCCATCTCCAAGGAGCGCTTCGGCCTGCCCGCGATGGGGCTCGCCACCCCATCGGCACCGGCGCCGCAGCGGTCGCCGATGCGCTGTTCTCCGGCACCCGCGCCGGGCTGGTGCCGCGCGAGGGTTTCATTCCCGGACGTCCGGTGCATGTCGGCGCGGTGGACGACGCGCTGCCGCCCGTTCCCGACGGGCTGGAGGCCTGGGAGTCCCGCAACAACCGCCTGATGCTGCTGGCCCTGGACCAGATCGCGGGTGCCGTCGAGGACGCCGCCCGGCGTTTCGGCCGGCATCGCGTCGCCGTCGTTTTGGGCACCAGCACCGCCGGCATAGCCGAAGGCGAAGTGGCCTTTGCCGTTCGCGAACGGGACGGCGCATGGCCCACCGGCTTCGACTACCGCCAGCAGGAGACGGGCAGCCTGGCCGACTTCGCCGCCCGCGCGTTGCGGTTGACCGGGCCGGCCTACACGGTGGCGACCGCCTGCTCGTCCAGTGGCAAGGTCTTCGGGTCGGCGCGCCGCCTGATCCGCGCCGGGCTGGCGGACGCCGTGGTGGTCGGTGGGGCTGACACGCTCTGCCGCATGACGGTGGGCGGCTTCGCGTCGCTGGAGGCGGTATCGGCGGGGCTGTGCAACCCGTTCAGCGCGAACCGCGATGGCATCAACATCGGCGAGGCGGCCGCCGCCTTCCTGATGACACGGGAACCGGCGGAGGTGTCCTTGCTGGGGCTCGGCGAAAGCTCCGACGCGCACCATGTCAGCGCGCCGGATCCAGAGGGGCGCGGCGCGCTGGCAGCGATGGCGGCGGCGCTGGACGACGCCGGCCTGTCGCCGCGCGACATCGCCTACGTCAACCTGCACGGCACCGGCACGCCGCTGAACGATTCCATGGAAGGCAAGGCGATGAGCGCCCTGTTCGGCACCGGAACGCCCTGCAGTTCCACCAAGGCCATGACCGGCCACACGCTGGGTGCAGCGGGGGCGTGCGAGGCGGCTTTCCTGTGGCTGACCCTGCACCGGGGCCACAATCCAGACGGGCGCCTGCCGCCGCATCTTTGGGACGGAGTCGCTGATCCGGCCCTTCCGCCGCTGGCCCTGACGGTGACAGGGACCGCCTTGACCGACCCGCGAGGGCCGGCGGCCATGCTCAGCAGTTCCTTCGCTTTTGGCGGCAGCAACGTGGCGCTGGTGCTCGGGCGGGGAGGGCAGCCGTGA
- a CDS encoding 3-hydroxylacyl-ACP dehydratase produces MEALLPHARPMILLDEVVGRDEARLVAALTVRARAPFFEPGRGMAAHVAIEWMAQACGAFVGAEALESGGVVRLGLLLGTRSFSSSISWFPEGARVEVSATLDYRDGEMGVFDCTATLRGPEVDGPEGDGQEAASAQLTVYQPADAGALLASQGVKITS; encoded by the coding sequence ATGGAGGCCCTGCTGCCGCACGCCCGGCCGATGATCCTGCTGGACGAGGTCGTCGGGCGTGACGAGGCGCGGCTGGTCGCCGCTTTGACCGTGCGCGCCCGCGCCCCCTTCTTCGAGCCCGGCCGCGGTATGGCCGCCCACGTTGCCATCGAGTGGATGGCCCAAGCCTGCGGCGCCTTTGTCGGCGCGGAGGCGTTGGAGAGCGGCGGGGTCGTGCGGCTCGGCCTCTTGCTGGGCACGCGGAGCTTTTCGTCGTCTATCTCCTGGTTTCCGGAGGGCGCGCGGGTGGAGGTGTCGGCCACGCTCGACTACCGGGACGGTGAAATGGGGGTGTTCGACTGTACCGCTACGCTGCGCGGGCCCGAGGTGGACGGGCCAGAAGGGGACGGGCAAGAGGCGGCCAGCGCGCAGCTGACCGTCTACCAGCCCGCCGACGCGGGGGCGCTGCTGGCGAGCCAAGGGGTAAAGATCACATCATGA
- a CDS encoding 3-ketoacyl-ACP reductase FabG2: MTRTILVTGASKGIGRAIAERLACDGFAIVVHYGRDAEGAEATLAAITAAGGQGRTLGFDIADRAACRTALETDIEAHGMYYGVVLNAGIARDAAFPALSDEDWDSVLGTNMDGFYNVLKPLVMPMVSARKGGRIVTLSSVSGLAGNRGQVNYSAAKAGIIGATKALAIEMAKRNITVNCVAPGVIETQMVEGLPMDEVMKMVPMRRLGRPEDVAAAVSFLCSDEAGYITRQVISVNGGMV, translated from the coding sequence ATGACACGCACGATTCTCGTCACCGGTGCCAGCAAGGGCATTGGGCGCGCCATCGCCGAGCGGCTGGCCTGCGACGGCTTTGCCATCGTCGTCCATTACGGCCGCGACGCCGAGGGAGCCGAGGCCACGCTCGCCGCCATCACGGCTGCGGGCGGGCAGGGGCGAACACTCGGTTTCGACATCGCCGATCGAGCAGCCTGCCGAACGGCGCTGGAGACCGACATCGAGGCGCACGGCATGTACTACGGCGTCGTCCTGAACGCCGGCATCGCCCGTGACGCCGCCTTCCCCGCCCTCAGCGACGAGGACTGGGACAGCGTTCTGGGCACCAATATGGACGGCTTCTACAACGTGCTGAAGCCGCTGGTCATGCCCATGGTCTCCGCGCGCAAGGGCGGGCGCATCGTCACGCTGTCGTCGGTGTCCGGTCTGGCCGGCAACCGGGGGCAGGTCAACTACAGCGCCGCCAAGGCCGGCATCATCGGCGCCACCAAGGCGCTGGCGATCGAGATGGCGAAGCGGAACATCACCGTCAACTGTGTCGCCCCCGGTGTCATCGAGACGCAGATGGTCGAAGGGTTGCCGATGGACGAGGTGATGAAGATGGTGCCCATGCGCCGCCTCGGCCGGCCGGAGGACGTGGCGGCGGCCGTCTCCTTCCTGTGCTCCGACGAGGCGGGCTACATCACGCGGCAGGTCATTTCGGTGAACGGAGGCATGGTCTGA
- a CDS encoding beta-ketoacyl-ACP synthase: MGSVRGHQHALGRPVTDFSIEDRYPRKKTRTMGPVSRMAVYATERALADAGLTDDPVVKGGRTGIAYGSSFGSPAPVIAFAELMTEGRSKSLNATSYIQMMSHTAAVNIGLFFGVTGRIITTSSACTSGSQGIGYAYEAIKWGKADVMIAGGADELDVTESAVFDTLFATSTRNDRPHTSPRPYDRDRDGLVIGEGACTLIVEEYERAVARGAKIHAELVGFGSNSDGNHVTQPQAETMEIALRLALEDAGLGPDAIGFVNGHGTATEWGDIAETKATHAVFGERMPIHSLKSYFGHTLGACGALEAWLGIEMMREERFVPTINLDAVDDRCAPLDYVTGDARRLDTEYLMSNNFAFGGINTSLVFRRV, encoded by the coding sequence GTGGGATCGGTTCGAGGGCATCAACACGCGCTTGGCCGCCCCGTCACCGACTTCTCCATCGAGGACCGCTACCCGCGCAAGAAGACCCGGACCATGGGGCCTGTGTCGCGCATGGCCGTCTACGCCACGGAACGCGCGCTGGCCGACGCCGGCCTGACCGATGACCCGGTGGTGAAGGGCGGGCGCACGGGCATCGCTTACGGCTCCTCCTTCGGCAGCCCTGCGCCGGTCATCGCCTTCGCCGAGCTGATGACGGAGGGGCGGTCCAAGTCGCTGAATGCCACCAGCTACATCCAGATGATGAGCCACACGGCGGCGGTGAACATCGGTCTGTTCTTCGGCGTGACCGGCCGCATCATCACGACCAGCAGCGCCTGCACGTCCGGCAGCCAGGGCATCGGTTACGCCTATGAGGCAATCAAGTGGGGCAAGGCCGACGTGATGATCGCCGGCGGCGCCGACGAGCTGGACGTGACGGAATCCGCCGTCTTCGACACGCTGTTCGCCACCTCCACTCGCAACGACCGCCCGCACACCTCGCCCCGGCCCTACGACCGCGACCGCGACGGGCTGGTGATCGGCGAGGGCGCCTGCACCCTGATCGTGGAAGAGTACGAGCGCGCGGTTGCCCGGGGTGCCAAGATCCACGCGGAACTGGTCGGCTTCGGCAGCAATTCCGATGGCAACCACGTCACCCAGCCGCAGGCAGAAACCATGGAGATCGCCCTGCGACTGGCCCTGGAGGACGCGGGCCTTGGTCCCGACGCCATCGGCTTTGTGAACGGCCACGGCACGGCGACGGAGTGGGGCGACATCGCGGAGACGAAGGCGACCCATGCCGTCTTCGGCGAACGGATGCCCATCCACTCCCTGAAGAGCTATTTTGGCCACACGCTGGGCGCCTGCGGCGCGCTGGAGGCGTGGCTGGGCATCGAGATGATGCGCGAGGAGCGCTTCGTTCCCACCATCAACCTGGACGCGGTCGACGACCGCTGCGCCCCGCTGGACTACGTGACCGGCGACGCGCGGCGGCTGGACACCGAATACCTGATGTCCAACAACTTCGCCTTCGGCGGCATCAACACGTCGCTGGTATTCCGCCGGGTGTGA
- a CDS encoding DnaJ C-terminal domain-containing protein codes for MSTPYEILGVSPTASADEIRKAYRKLAKRYHPDLNPGQPEAEQRFKEVTAAYDLLSDPDKRARFDRGEIDEQGQDRPQHRYRGDYAGARHPGGATVADDDLEHIFADLFGSRGFGGFAAGGRAGHDGMRGKGGNLALSLTLDFLDAARGGTRRVTLPDGRMLDIDLPAGIEDGGTVRLKGQGLPGIGGGPPGDALVTVQVRPHPWFRRNGDDVHMDLPVTLAEAVLGGKLRVPTIDGPVMLTVPRGANNGTVLRLKGKGIRDPHAGSRGDQYVTLRITLPDQPDPALEAFVKGWSSAGYNPRRAMEGEPRAAPA; via the coding sequence ATGAGCACTCCCTACGAAATCCTGGGCGTTTCGCCAACCGCCTCGGCGGATGAGATCCGCAAGGCGTACCGCAAGCTCGCGAAGAGATACCATCCCGACCTCAACCCCGGACAACCGGAGGCGGAGCAGCGCTTCAAGGAAGTGACCGCCGCCTACGATCTGCTGTCCGATCCGGACAAGCGCGCCCGCTTCGACCGCGGCGAGATCGACGAGCAGGGCCAGGACCGGCCGCAGCATCGCTACCGCGGCGATTATGCCGGTGCCCGCCACCCGGGCGGCGCCACCGTCGCCGACGACGATCTGGAGCACATCTTCGCCGACCTGTTCGGCAGCCGCGGCTTCGGCGGATTCGCCGCCGGGGGCCGGGCCGGCCACGACGGGATGCGCGGGAAGGGGGGCAATCTGGCGCTGTCGCTGACCCTCGACTTCCTTGACGCCGCGCGCGGCGGCACGCGGCGGGTCACCCTGCCGGACGGCCGGATGCTCGACATCGACCTGCCGGCCGGCATAGAGGATGGTGGCACCGTGCGCCTGAAGGGCCAGGGGCTTCCCGGCATCGGCGGCGGGCCGCCGGGCGATGCCCTGGTCACCGTGCAGGTGCGGCCGCATCCCTGGTTCCGCCGGAACGGCGACGACGTGCACATGGACCTGCCGGTCACGCTGGCCGAGGCGGTGCTGGGCGGCAAGCTGCGGGTCCCGACCATCGACGGGCCGGTGATGCTGACCGTGCCGCGCGGCGCCAACAACGGCACCGTCCTGCGCCTGAAGGGCAAGGGCATCCGCGACCCGCATGCCGGCAGCCGCGGCGACCAGTATGTCACCCTGCGGATCACCCTGCCGGACCAGCCCGACCCGGCGCTCGAGGCCTTCGTGAAGGGCTGGTCGTCCGCCGGCTACAACCCGCGTCGAGCGATGGAGGGCGAGCCACGGGCGGCACCGGCCTGA
- a CDS encoding response regulator transcription factor, giving the protein MTAQLTGAIHIIDSDPAVRAGLARSLAAFGIACRLHATGDDALRALGPATVCIVAEAELPDMDAVELIAEAALRGCTAPVLVVTAEGDVEAAVRAMKAGAADCVAKPLPAATLAERVRGCLAAETPEAQRRQRARDADRRLALLSRREAEVLRLIVEGKQSKTIAWELGISIKTIEVHRARIMEKTGCGSIVALGRLWEAAACLRERSAQPVRRPVPAEDLCLAVS; this is encoded by the coding sequence ATGACCGCACAATTGACCGGCGCCATACACATCATCGACTCCGACCCGGCGGTGCGCGCGGGGCTCGCCCGCAGCCTGGCGGCCTTCGGAATCGCCTGTCGCCTTCACGCGACGGGGGACGACGCGCTGCGGGCGCTGGGCCCGGCCACCGTCTGCATCGTGGCGGAGGCCGAACTGCCCGATATGGACGCGGTGGAACTGATCGCCGAGGCGGCGCTGCGCGGCTGCACCGCCCCGGTGCTGGTGGTGACCGCCGAGGGCGACGTCGAGGCGGCGGTGCGGGCGATGAAGGCCGGGGCCGCCGACTGCGTGGCCAAGCCCCTGCCGGCGGCGACGCTGGCGGAACGGGTGCGCGGCTGCCTCGCCGCCGAGACGCCGGAGGCGCAGCGACGCCAGCGCGCCCGTGACGCCGACCGCCGCCTGGCCCTGCTGAGCCGGCGGGAGGCCGAGGTTCTGCGGCTGATCGTCGAGGGCAAGCAGAGCAAGACCATCGCCTGGGAGCTGGGAATCAGCATCAAGACCATCGAGGTGCACCGTGCCCGCATCATGGAGAAGACCGGCTGCGGCTCCATCGTGGCGCTCGGCCGGCTGTGGGAGGCGGCGGCGTGCCTGCGCGAGCGGTCCGCCCAGCCGGTGCGGCGCCCGGTCCCGGCGGAGGATCTTTGCCTCGCCGTCTCATGA